A genome region from Candidatus Melainabacteria bacterium includes the following:
- a CDS encoding DUF45 domain-containing protein yields the protein MPKKTIKQVATDSNEYAAIGDRAVLEMYQAFMAGYVKRINDATFGVTIGGVRIGSAKYTRLAQINLRSRVITFSRFAVENVPERGRRYLVLHELAHVKEFNHNSKFWAHVERFEPEYRKVGKALQSAFSKNVREEQQKRVLELLKNPVDGQLETSAKILGARLMNNRTIESLLLTSRSEEYLGEEEAGESYECMEDEFSLWDDSHHGTINGGSDDDQE from the coding sequence ATGCCAAAAAAGACCATCAAACAAGTCGCTACCGACAGCAATGAGTATGCAGCAATCGGCGACCGTGCCGTGTTGGAGATGTACCAGGCATTCATGGCCGGCTATGTCAAAAGGATAAATGATGCTACCTTCGGAGTCACCATAGGTGGAGTCAGGATCGGATCAGCAAAATATACGCGATTGGCACAAATAAATTTACGCAGCCGAGTGATCACATTCTCACGCTTCGCCGTCGAAAATGTTCCCGAAAGAGGCAGACGCTATCTTGTGCTTCACGAACTCGCACACGTCAAGGAATTCAATCACAATTCGAAATTCTGGGCACACGTAGAACGCTTTGAGCCTGAATACAGAAAAGTGGGTAAGGCATTGCAGTCGGCTTTTTCAAAGAATGTCAGAGAAGAGCAACAAAAGAGGGTTCTCGAACTCCTTAAAAATCCAGTCGACGGACAGCTCGAGACATCAGCGAAGATTCTCGGCGCCCGATTGATGAACAACAGAACCATCGAATCGCTCCTCCTTACCTCTCGATCTGAGGAATATTTGGGCGAAGAAGAAGCGGGCGAGAGTTACGAATGTATGGAAGACGAATTCAGCCTGTGGGACGACAGCCACCACGGCACCATAAATGGTGGCTCAGA